A genomic region of Mus musculus strain C57BL/6J chromosome 7, GRCm38.p6 C57BL/6J contains the following coding sequences:
- the Vmn1r84 gene encoding vomeronasal 1 receptor 84, whose translation MWLNLFIPGEKNMAPENLPVGILFFSQTAVGILGNWSILLHYVTSVITGKSLMPKDQILKHLTLANSLVIISRVTPHIMVQLGLQYLLDDLLCKLTLYSNRVSRGISLHCTCLLSCFQAITISLSHSRLMTLTHSVSKYMIQFCSISWLLHLLLNIKTAIDVIGPNTIKNVTRKIMLGYCSAFAFSNGVTGLHLFFVCFTDGLCLSIMVWASIFMVKILYRHKSQLQYIHSAHHPLRVSPEDKATKTILILVFTFVLSYSMSFILIIYTVVFDNPRLWIINIFTFLDTCFPTFCPFILISNNQSTPKNALPCCSRRNL comes from the coding sequence ATGTGGTTAAATTTGTTTATCCCAGGTGAAAAGAACATGGCTCCTGAGAACTTGCCAGTGGGGATTTTGTTCTTTTCTCAAACAGCTGTGGGAATCCTTGGTAACTGGTCAATTCTTCTTCATTATGTCACATCTGTAATCACTGGAAAAAGTTTGATGCCCAAAGACCAGATTTTAAAGCATCTGACTTTAGCCAATTCCTTGGTTATTATCTCAAGAGTAACACCTCACATAATGGTACAACTGGGGTTGCAGTATCTCCTGGATGACCTCTTATGTAAACTTACTCTCTACAGCAATCGAGTGTCCCGGGGCATTTCCCTGCACTGCACCTGCCTCTTGAGTTGCTTCCAAGCAATCACAATCAGCCTCAGTCACTCCAGGCTGATGACACTTacacactctgtctcaaaatacatgATTCAGTTCTGCTCTATAAGCTGGCTTCTACATCTGCTTCTAAACATCAAGACAGCTATAGATGTGATTGGACCAAATACTATAAAAAATGTCACCAGGAAAATCATGTTGGGATACTGTTCAGCATTTGCTTTCAGCAATGGTGTTACTGGCCtacatttgttctttgtttgtttcactgATGGTCTGTGTTTGAGCATCATGGTATGGGCCAGTATCTTTATGGTGAAGATTCTCTATAGGCATAAGAGTCAGCTACAGTACATTCACAGTGCCCACCATCCCCTCAGAGTCTCCCCTGAAGACAAAGCCACAAAAACCATCTTGATTCTTGTGTTTACCTTTGTCCTCTCCTACTCCATGTCCTTCATACTCATTATCTATACTGTGGTTTTTGACAATCCAAGGCTGTGGATAATAAACATATTTACATTCTTAGACACATGCTTTCCCACATTTTGTCCCTTCATCCTTATCAGTAATAACCAATCTACTCCTAAGAACGCTTTACCCTGCTGTAGTAGAAggaatttataa